Proteins from a genomic interval of Oncorhynchus nerka isolate Pitt River linkage group LG13, Oner_Uvic_2.0, whole genome shotgun sequence:
- the ankrd6b gene encoding ankyrin repeat domain-containing protein 6b isoform X2, with translation MTSSGLEWDYLDCQLEACSRPLRVSPPGCRSTLLPLRSPTATDNGPKLWRSQILSIWSMSSRSRTGHSASSATNGGEWSQGGGERERRQWRKAAGPGPGRETGRSGRVKKGEQTALHRAAVVGNSDVISALIQEGCALDRQDKDGNTALHEVSWHGFSQSVKLLVKAGANIHSKNKAGNTALHLACQNGHAQSSKVLLLGGSRPDSKNHVGDTCLHVAARYNHVSMLRILLGAFCSVGEKNQAGDTPLHVAAALNHKKTVRLLLEAGTESSIRNNAGQTALDQAKDHNNPDIALLLTKAPQVQSFTRGRIVRKRRDKLKAERRAQSVPRDEMLPRKDSASAADDTHSSDLVARKHEVVEASAGKSTNRKLKEKPSLSDPLRRRENKHGKKRRGQLRGSSPQPPPHNYKAYQLYTLYRGKDGKIMQAPINGCRCEPLIIKLENQLEATKEEMKTEIHTVQDLMNNKMGQLDRKNKHQIRALDKMTVERVSAERTECQHRIDQRAMQERQEGEKRQASVVSELRNWCLAKLQNIEVRVTGDPRNAKLRQSSSMAEGLCAMAPGSLTVLPAGGPGCSIECLAPHTTDLTEGDPNAAATEDHSANHNFGVQVDSSPDGGKHHKREKISSPTAAKSLSPSPQVVRPKERSLCSPDPRRPYQGLQDMALLDLAPSRGGNNQRASSLSPATERRCSTRQDKDCDRERDRDRERGRDKHHKRHSQGRTKAKGASVGQAEGTQTLGVFGERAVERGGGEGFAQERENMHALEVTQYFFEAVSTQMEHWYERKIQEARWQADQRAQADRAALVERITYLEDELRTLRTNRHDDS, from the exons ATGACCTCCAGTGGCCTCGAGTGGGATTATTTGGATTGCCAGCTTGAGGCATGCAGCAGACCTCTACGGGTCTCGCCCCCTGGGTGCAGGTCaaccctcctccccctccgcAGTCCCACAGCCACAGATAATGGTCCAAAGCTCTGGCGCTCCCAAATTCTCTCCATCTGGTCAATGAGCTCCCGATCCCGAACGGGCCACAGCGCGTCCTCGGCCACCAATGGGGGGGAGTGGTCacaaggaggaggggagagagagagacggcagtGGAGGAAGGCTGCTGGACCTGGGCCTGGGAGAGAGACTGGAAGGTCAGGGAGAGTGAAGAAG ggTGAGCAGACAGCCTTACATCGGGCAGCCGTGGTGGGAAACAGTGATGTTATCTCTGCCCTCATCCAGGAAGGGTGTGCTCTGGACAGACAGGACAAG GACGGTAACACGGCTTTGCATGAGGTCTCGTGGCACGGCTTCAGCCAGTCTGTCAAACTGCTGGTCAAGGCCGGAGCCAACATTCACTCAAAAAACAAG GCAGGGAACACAGCCCTCCACCTGGCCTGTCAGAACGGCCACGCTCAGAGCTCCAAGGTCCTGCTGTTAGGTGGCTCCAGGCCCGACAGCAAGAACCAT GTGGGTGACACGTGTCTGCATGTGGCGGCCCGTTACAACCACGTGTCCATGCTCCGCATCCTCCTGGGAGCCTTCTGTTCTGTGGGAGAGAAGAACCAG GCTGGGGACACACCGCTGCATGTTGCAGCAGCGCTGAATCATAAGAAAACGGTGCGTCTTCTGCTAGAGGCTGGAACAGAGAGCAGCATCCGCAACAAC GCAGGCCAGACTGCACTGGACCAGGCCAAAGACCACAACAACCCAGACATAGCTCTGCTTCTGACCAAAGCACCTCAG GTCCAGAGCTTCACCCGAGGCAGGAttgtgaggaagaggagggacaaGCTGAAGGCTGAGCGCCGAGCACAGTCTGTGCCCAGGGATGAGATGCTCCCCAGGAAG GACAGTGCATCTGCTGCTGACGACACTCACAGCAGCGACCTCGTCGCCCGCAAACACGAGGTGGTCGAGGCGAGCGCCGGCAAGAGCACAAACAGGAAGCTCAAAGAGAAG CCCTCGCTCTCCGACCCCCTCCGCCGGAGAGAGAACAAACACGGAAAGAAGAGGCGGGGCCAACTGCGTGGCTCCTCCCCCCAGCCCCCGCCTCACAACTACAAGGCTTATCAGCTGTACACTCTGTACCGCGGCAAGGATGGCAAGATCATGCAG GCACCTATCAATGGCTGCCGCTGTGAGCCTTTGATCATCAAGCTGGAGAACCAGCTGGAGGCCACCAAGGAGGAGATGAAGACGGAGATCCACACGGTGCAGGACCTGATGAACAACAAGATGGGACAGTTGGACCGCAAGAACAAACATCAG ATCCGTGCCCTAGATAagatgacagtagagagagtttcAGCGGAGAGGACAGAGTGCCAACACAGGATCGACCAGAGGGCCatgcaggagagacaggagggggagaagagacag GCATCAGTGGTGAGCGAGCTGAGAAACTGGTGCCTGGCCAAGCTCCAGAACATTGAGGTGCGTGTCACTGGAGACCCCCGCAACGCCAAGCTGCGTCAGTCCTCGTCCATGGCTGAAGGCCTGTGTGCGATGGCCCCTGGGAGCCTCACTGTGTTGCCTGCAGGAGGGCCTGGGTGCAGCATCGAGTGTCTGGCCCCCCACACCACTGACCTCACAGAGGGAGACCCCAATGCGGCCGCCACAGAGGACCACTCAGCCAATCACAACTTTGGGGTTCAGGTGGACAGCTCTCCAG ACGGTGGTAAACATCACAAGCGAGAAAAGATCTCCTCCCCAACTGCCGCTAAGTCCCTGTCCCCATCTCCCCAAGTGGTGCGGCCCAAGGAACGCTCGCTGTGTTCTCCTGACCCCCGCAGGCCATACCAGGGACTGCAGGACATGGCACTGCTGGATTTGGCGCCGAGCAGAGGCGGCAACAACCAGCGGGCCAGCAGCCTGTCCCCAGCCACCGAGCGCCGCTGCAGCACCAGGCAGGACAAGGACTGCgacagggagagggatagagacagggagcgGGGCAGGGACAAGCACCACAAGAGGCACTCCCAGGGCAGAACTAAGGCCAAGGGGGCCTCGGTGGGGCAGGCCGAGGGGACTCAGACTCTGGGGGTGTTTGGGGAGAGAgccgtggagagaggtgggggggagggCTTTGCACAGGAGAGGGAGAACATGCACGCCCTGGAGGTGACACAGTACTTCTTTGAGGCGGTGTCGACCCAGATGGAGCACTGGTATGAGAGGAAGATCCAGGAGGCCAGGTGGCAGGCGGACCAGAGGGCCCAGGCAGACAGGGCTGCCCTGGTGGAGAGGATCACCTACCTGGAGGACGAGCTACGCACGCTCAGGACTAACAGGCACGACGACAGCTAA
- the ankrd6b gene encoding ankyrin repeat domain-containing protein 6b isoform X4 translates to MSQQDAAAVLALSERLLVASHKGQADNVVQLINKGAKVAVTKYGRSPLHLASYKGHTEVVRILLKADCDLDIQDDGEQTALHRAAVVGNSDVISALIQEGCALDRQDKDGNTALHEVSWHGFSQSVKLLVKAGANIHSKNKAGNTALHLACQNGHAQSSKVLLLGGSRPDSKNHVGDTCLHVAARYNHVSMLRILLGAFCSVGEKNQAGDTPLHVAAALNHKKTVRLLLEAGTESSIRNNAGQTALDQAKDHNNPDIALLLTKAPQVQSFTRGRIVRKRRDKLKAERRAQSVPRDEMLPRKDSASAADDTHSSDLVARKHEVVEASAGKSTNRKLKEKPSLSDPLRRRENKHGKKRRGQLRGSSPQPPPHNYKAYQLYTLYRGKDGKIMQAPINGCRCEPLIIKLENQLEATKEEMKTEIHTVQDLMNNKMGQLDRKNKHQIRALDKMTVERVSAERTECQHRIDQRAMQERQEGEKRQASVVSELRNWCLAKLQNIEVRVTGDPRNAKLRQSSSMAEGLCAMAPGSLTVLPAGGPGCSIECLAPHTTDLTEGDPNAAATEDHSANHNFGVQVDSSPDGGKHHKREKISSPTAAKSLSPSPQVVRPKERSLCSPDPRRPYQGLQDMALLDLAPSRGGNNQRASSLSPATERRCSTRQDKDCDRERDRDRERGRDKHHKRHSQGRTKAKGASVGQAEGTQTLGVFGERAVERGGGEGFAQERENMHALEVTQYFFEAVSTQMEHWYERKIQEARWQADQRAQADRAALVERITYLEDELRTLRTNRHDDS, encoded by the exons ATGAGCCAGCAGGACGCGGCTGCGGTCCTCGCACTCTCCGAGCGCCTCCTGGTAGCCTCGCACAAGGGCCAGGCCGACAATGTGGTCCAGCTCATCAACAAGGGCGCCAAAGTAGCCGTCACCAAG TACGGCAGAAGTCCCCTGCATCTGGCCTCCTATAAGGGCCACACCGAGGTTGTGCGCATTCTCCTGAAGGCCGACTGCGATCTGGACATCCAGGACGAT ggTGAGCAGACAGCCTTACATCGGGCAGCCGTGGTGGGAAACAGTGATGTTATCTCTGCCCTCATCCAGGAAGGGTGTGCTCTGGACAGACAGGACAAG GACGGTAACACGGCTTTGCATGAGGTCTCGTGGCACGGCTTCAGCCAGTCTGTCAAACTGCTGGTCAAGGCCGGAGCCAACATTCACTCAAAAAACAAG GCAGGGAACACAGCCCTCCACCTGGCCTGTCAGAACGGCCACGCTCAGAGCTCCAAGGTCCTGCTGTTAGGTGGCTCCAGGCCCGACAGCAAGAACCAT GTGGGTGACACGTGTCTGCATGTGGCGGCCCGTTACAACCACGTGTCCATGCTCCGCATCCTCCTGGGAGCCTTCTGTTCTGTGGGAGAGAAGAACCAG GCTGGGGACACACCGCTGCATGTTGCAGCAGCGCTGAATCATAAGAAAACGGTGCGTCTTCTGCTAGAGGCTGGAACAGAGAGCAGCATCCGCAACAAC GCAGGCCAGACTGCACTGGACCAGGCCAAAGACCACAACAACCCAGACATAGCTCTGCTTCTGACCAAAGCACCTCAG GTCCAGAGCTTCACCCGAGGCAGGAttgtgaggaagaggagggacaaGCTGAAGGCTGAGCGCCGAGCACAGTCTGTGCCCAGGGATGAGATGCTCCCCAGGAAG GACAGTGCATCTGCTGCTGACGACACTCACAGCAGCGACCTCGTCGCCCGCAAACACGAGGTGGTCGAGGCGAGCGCCGGCAAGAGCACAAACAGGAAGCTCAAAGAGAAG CCCTCGCTCTCCGACCCCCTCCGCCGGAGAGAGAACAAACACGGAAAGAAGAGGCGGGGCCAACTGCGTGGCTCCTCCCCCCAGCCCCCGCCTCACAACTACAAGGCTTATCAGCTGTACACTCTGTACCGCGGCAAGGATGGCAAGATCATGCAG GCACCTATCAATGGCTGCCGCTGTGAGCCTTTGATCATCAAGCTGGAGAACCAGCTGGAGGCCACCAAGGAGGAGATGAAGACGGAGATCCACACGGTGCAGGACCTGATGAACAACAAGATGGGACAGTTGGACCGCAAGAACAAACATCAG ATCCGTGCCCTAGATAagatgacagtagagagagtttcAGCGGAGAGGACAGAGTGCCAACACAGGATCGACCAGAGGGCCatgcaggagagacaggagggggagaagagacag GCATCAGTGGTGAGCGAGCTGAGAAACTGGTGCCTGGCCAAGCTCCAGAACATTGAGGTGCGTGTCACTGGAGACCCCCGCAACGCCAAGCTGCGTCAGTCCTCGTCCATGGCTGAAGGCCTGTGTGCGATGGCCCCTGGGAGCCTCACTGTGTTGCCTGCAGGAGGGCCTGGGTGCAGCATCGAGTGTCTGGCCCCCCACACCACTGACCTCACAGAGGGAGACCCCAATGCGGCCGCCACAGAGGACCACTCAGCCAATCACAACTTTGGGGTTCAGGTGGACAGCTCTCCAG ACGGTGGTAAACATCACAAGCGAGAAAAGATCTCCTCCCCAACTGCCGCTAAGTCCCTGTCCCCATCTCCCCAAGTGGTGCGGCCCAAGGAACGCTCGCTGTGTTCTCCTGACCCCCGCAGGCCATACCAGGGACTGCAGGACATGGCACTGCTGGATTTGGCGCCGAGCAGAGGCGGCAACAACCAGCGGGCCAGCAGCCTGTCCCCAGCCACCGAGCGCCGCTGCAGCACCAGGCAGGACAAGGACTGCgacagggagagggatagagacagggagcgGGGCAGGGACAAGCACCACAAGAGGCACTCCCAGGGCAGAACTAAGGCCAAGGGGGCCTCGGTGGGGCAGGCCGAGGGGACTCAGACTCTGGGGGTGTTTGGGGAGAGAgccgtggagagaggtgggggggagggCTTTGCACAGGAGAGGGAGAACATGCACGCCCTGGAGGTGACACAGTACTTCTTTGAGGCGGTGTCGACCCAGATGGAGCACTGGTATGAGAGGAAGATCCAGGAGGCCAGGTGGCAGGCGGACCAGAGGGCCCAGGCAGACAGGGCTGCCCTGGTGGAGAGGATCACCTACCTGGAGGACGAGCTACGCACGCTCAGGACTAACAGGCACGACGACAGCTAA
- the ankrd6b gene encoding ankyrin repeat domain-containing protein 6b isoform X3: MSQQDAAAVLALSERLLVASHKGQADNVVQLINKGAKVAVTKYGRSPLHLASYKGHTEVVRILLKADCDLDIQDDGEQTALHRAAVVGNSDVISALIQEGCALDRQDKDGNTALHEVSWHGFSQSVKLLVKAGANIHSKNKAGNTALHLACQNGHAQSSKVLLLGGSRPDSKNHVGDTCLHVAARYNHVSMLRILLGAFCSVGEKNQAGDTPLHVAAALNHKKTVRLLLEAGTESSIRNNAGQTALDQAKDHNNPDIALLLTKAPQVQSFTRGRIVRKRRDKLKAERRAQSVPRDEMLPRKDSASAADDTHSSDLVARKHEVVEASAGKSTNRKLKEKPSLSDPLRRRENKHGKKRRGQLRGSSPQPPPHNYKAYQLYTLYRGKDGKIMQAPINGCRCEPLIIKLENQLEATKEEMKTEIHTVQDLMNNKMGQLDRKNKHQIRALDKMTVERVSAERTECQHRIDQRAMQERQEGEKRQQASVVSELRNWCLAKLQNIEVRVTGDPRNAKLRQSSSMAEGLCAMAPGSLTVLPAGGPGCSIECLAPHTTDLTEGDPNAAATEDHSANHNFGVQVDSSPDGGKHHKREKISSPTAAKSLSPSPQVVRPKERSLCSPDPRRPYQGLQDMALLDLAPSRGGNNQRASSLSPATERRCSTRQDKDCDRERDRDRERGRDKHHKRHSQGRTKAKGASVGQAEGTQTLGVFGERAVERGGGEGFAQERENMHALEVTQYFFEAVSTQMEHWYERKIQEARWQADQRAQADRAALVERITYLEDELRTLRTNRHDDS; encoded by the exons ATGAGCCAGCAGGACGCGGCTGCGGTCCTCGCACTCTCCGAGCGCCTCCTGGTAGCCTCGCACAAGGGCCAGGCCGACAATGTGGTCCAGCTCATCAACAAGGGCGCCAAAGTAGCCGTCACCAAG TACGGCAGAAGTCCCCTGCATCTGGCCTCCTATAAGGGCCACACCGAGGTTGTGCGCATTCTCCTGAAGGCCGACTGCGATCTGGACATCCAGGACGAT ggTGAGCAGACAGCCTTACATCGGGCAGCCGTGGTGGGAAACAGTGATGTTATCTCTGCCCTCATCCAGGAAGGGTGTGCTCTGGACAGACAGGACAAG GACGGTAACACGGCTTTGCATGAGGTCTCGTGGCACGGCTTCAGCCAGTCTGTCAAACTGCTGGTCAAGGCCGGAGCCAACATTCACTCAAAAAACAAG GCAGGGAACACAGCCCTCCACCTGGCCTGTCAGAACGGCCACGCTCAGAGCTCCAAGGTCCTGCTGTTAGGTGGCTCCAGGCCCGACAGCAAGAACCAT GTGGGTGACACGTGTCTGCATGTGGCGGCCCGTTACAACCACGTGTCCATGCTCCGCATCCTCCTGGGAGCCTTCTGTTCTGTGGGAGAGAAGAACCAG GCTGGGGACACACCGCTGCATGTTGCAGCAGCGCTGAATCATAAGAAAACGGTGCGTCTTCTGCTAGAGGCTGGAACAGAGAGCAGCATCCGCAACAAC GCAGGCCAGACTGCACTGGACCAGGCCAAAGACCACAACAACCCAGACATAGCTCTGCTTCTGACCAAAGCACCTCAG GTCCAGAGCTTCACCCGAGGCAGGAttgtgaggaagaggagggacaaGCTGAAGGCTGAGCGCCGAGCACAGTCTGTGCCCAGGGATGAGATGCTCCCCAGGAAG GACAGTGCATCTGCTGCTGACGACACTCACAGCAGCGACCTCGTCGCCCGCAAACACGAGGTGGTCGAGGCGAGCGCCGGCAAGAGCACAAACAGGAAGCTCAAAGAGAAG CCCTCGCTCTCCGACCCCCTCCGCCGGAGAGAGAACAAACACGGAAAGAAGAGGCGGGGCCAACTGCGTGGCTCCTCCCCCCAGCCCCCGCCTCACAACTACAAGGCTTATCAGCTGTACACTCTGTACCGCGGCAAGGATGGCAAGATCATGCAG GCACCTATCAATGGCTGCCGCTGTGAGCCTTTGATCATCAAGCTGGAGAACCAGCTGGAGGCCACCAAGGAGGAGATGAAGACGGAGATCCACACGGTGCAGGACCTGATGAACAACAAGATGGGACAGTTGGACCGCAAGAACAAACATCAG ATCCGTGCCCTAGATAagatgacagtagagagagtttcAGCGGAGAGGACAGAGTGCCAACACAGGATCGACCAGAGGGCCatgcaggagagacaggagggggagaagagacag CAGGCATCAGTGGTGAGCGAGCTGAGAAACTGGTGCCTGGCCAAGCTCCAGAACATTGAGGTGCGTGTCACTGGAGACCCCCGCAACGCCAAGCTGCGTCAGTCCTCGTCCATGGCTGAAGGCCTGTGTGCGATGGCCCCTGGGAGCCTCACTGTGTTGCCTGCAGGAGGGCCTGGGTGCAGCATCGAGTGTCTGGCCCCCCACACCACTGACCTCACAGAGGGAGACCCCAATGCGGCCGCCACAGAGGACCACTCAGCCAATCACAACTTTGGGGTTCAGGTGGACAGCTCTCCAG ACGGTGGTAAACATCACAAGCGAGAAAAGATCTCCTCCCCAACTGCCGCTAAGTCCCTGTCCCCATCTCCCCAAGTGGTGCGGCCCAAGGAACGCTCGCTGTGTTCTCCTGACCCCCGCAGGCCATACCAGGGACTGCAGGACATGGCACTGCTGGATTTGGCGCCGAGCAGAGGCGGCAACAACCAGCGGGCCAGCAGCCTGTCCCCAGCCACCGAGCGCCGCTGCAGCACCAGGCAGGACAAGGACTGCgacagggagagggatagagacagggagcgGGGCAGGGACAAGCACCACAAGAGGCACTCCCAGGGCAGAACTAAGGCCAAGGGGGCCTCGGTGGGGCAGGCCGAGGGGACTCAGACTCTGGGGGTGTTTGGGGAGAGAgccgtggagagaggtgggggggagggCTTTGCACAGGAGAGGGAGAACATGCACGCCCTGGAGGTGACACAGTACTTCTTTGAGGCGGTGTCGACCCAGATGGAGCACTGGTATGAGAGGAAGATCCAGGAGGCCAGGTGGCAGGCGGACCAGAGGGCCCAGGCAGACAGGGCTGCCCTGGTGGAGAGGATCACCTACCTGGAGGACGAGCTACGCACGCTCAGGACTAACAGGCACGACGACAGCTAA
- the lyrm2 gene encoding LYR motif-containing protein 2 → MFATIHIMASSRLPAAALTLKQFIQRQKVLSLYRNMMRTIRQVPDEGDRKYLRDWARDEFKRNKNSTNQDAIRMMITQANMHHDELQSSLALANVKK, encoded by the exons ATGTTTGCTACAATTCACATCATGGCTAGCTCAAGGTTACCCGCGGCAGCACTTACATTAAAACAG TTTATACAGAGGCAGAAAGTGTTGAGTCTCTACAGAAACATGATGAGAACCATCAGACAAGTGCCAGACGAGGGAGACCGAAAATACCTGCGGGATTGGGCGAGAGATGAGTTCaagaggaataaaaatagcacaAATCAG GACGCCATCCGAATGATGATCACACAGGCAAACATGCATCACGATGAGCTACAGTCATCCCTTGCATTGGCTAACGTTAAGAAGTAA
- the ankrd6b gene encoding ankyrin repeat domain-containing protein 6b isoform X1 yields MTSSGLEWDYLDCQLEACSRPLRVSPPGCRSTLLPLRSPTATDNGPKLWRSQILSIWSMSSRSRTGHSASSATNGGEWSQGGGERERRQWRKAAGPGPGRETGRSGRVKKGEQTALHRAAVVGNSDVISALIQEGCALDRQDKDGNTALHEVSWHGFSQSVKLLVKAGANIHSKNKAGNTALHLACQNGHAQSSKVLLLGGSRPDSKNHVGDTCLHVAARYNHVSMLRILLGAFCSVGEKNQAGDTPLHVAAALNHKKTVRLLLEAGTESSIRNNAGQTALDQAKDHNNPDIALLLTKAPQVQSFTRGRIVRKRRDKLKAERRAQSVPRDEMLPRKDSASAADDTHSSDLVARKHEVVEASAGKSTNRKLKEKPSLSDPLRRRENKHGKKRRGQLRGSSPQPPPHNYKAYQLYTLYRGKDGKIMQAPINGCRCEPLIIKLENQLEATKEEMKTEIHTVQDLMNNKMGQLDRKNKHQIRALDKMTVERVSAERTECQHRIDQRAMQERQEGEKRQQASVVSELRNWCLAKLQNIEVRVTGDPRNAKLRQSSSMAEGLCAMAPGSLTVLPAGGPGCSIECLAPHTTDLTEGDPNAAATEDHSANHNFGVQVDSSPDGGKHHKREKISSPTAAKSLSPSPQVVRPKERSLCSPDPRRPYQGLQDMALLDLAPSRGGNNQRASSLSPATERRCSTRQDKDCDRERDRDRERGRDKHHKRHSQGRTKAKGASVGQAEGTQTLGVFGERAVERGGGEGFAQERENMHALEVTQYFFEAVSTQMEHWYERKIQEARWQADQRAQADRAALVERITYLEDELRTLRTNRHDDS; encoded by the exons ATGACCTCCAGTGGCCTCGAGTGGGATTATTTGGATTGCCAGCTTGAGGCATGCAGCAGACCTCTACGGGTCTCGCCCCCTGGGTGCAGGTCaaccctcctccccctccgcAGTCCCACAGCCACAGATAATGGTCCAAAGCTCTGGCGCTCCCAAATTCTCTCCATCTGGTCAATGAGCTCCCGATCCCGAACGGGCCACAGCGCGTCCTCGGCCACCAATGGGGGGGAGTGGTCacaaggaggaggggagagagagagacggcagtGGAGGAAGGCTGCTGGACCTGGGCCTGGGAGAGAGACTGGAAGGTCAGGGAGAGTGAAGAAG ggTGAGCAGACAGCCTTACATCGGGCAGCCGTGGTGGGAAACAGTGATGTTATCTCTGCCCTCATCCAGGAAGGGTGTGCTCTGGACAGACAGGACAAG GACGGTAACACGGCTTTGCATGAGGTCTCGTGGCACGGCTTCAGCCAGTCTGTCAAACTGCTGGTCAAGGCCGGAGCCAACATTCACTCAAAAAACAAG GCAGGGAACACAGCCCTCCACCTGGCCTGTCAGAACGGCCACGCTCAGAGCTCCAAGGTCCTGCTGTTAGGTGGCTCCAGGCCCGACAGCAAGAACCAT GTGGGTGACACGTGTCTGCATGTGGCGGCCCGTTACAACCACGTGTCCATGCTCCGCATCCTCCTGGGAGCCTTCTGTTCTGTGGGAGAGAAGAACCAG GCTGGGGACACACCGCTGCATGTTGCAGCAGCGCTGAATCATAAGAAAACGGTGCGTCTTCTGCTAGAGGCTGGAACAGAGAGCAGCATCCGCAACAAC GCAGGCCAGACTGCACTGGACCAGGCCAAAGACCACAACAACCCAGACATAGCTCTGCTTCTGACCAAAGCACCTCAG GTCCAGAGCTTCACCCGAGGCAGGAttgtgaggaagaggagggacaaGCTGAAGGCTGAGCGCCGAGCACAGTCTGTGCCCAGGGATGAGATGCTCCCCAGGAAG GACAGTGCATCTGCTGCTGACGACACTCACAGCAGCGACCTCGTCGCCCGCAAACACGAGGTGGTCGAGGCGAGCGCCGGCAAGAGCACAAACAGGAAGCTCAAAGAGAAG CCCTCGCTCTCCGACCCCCTCCGCCGGAGAGAGAACAAACACGGAAAGAAGAGGCGGGGCCAACTGCGTGGCTCCTCCCCCCAGCCCCCGCCTCACAACTACAAGGCTTATCAGCTGTACACTCTGTACCGCGGCAAGGATGGCAAGATCATGCAG GCACCTATCAATGGCTGCCGCTGTGAGCCTTTGATCATCAAGCTGGAGAACCAGCTGGAGGCCACCAAGGAGGAGATGAAGACGGAGATCCACACGGTGCAGGACCTGATGAACAACAAGATGGGACAGTTGGACCGCAAGAACAAACATCAG ATCCGTGCCCTAGATAagatgacagtagagagagtttcAGCGGAGAGGACAGAGTGCCAACACAGGATCGACCAGAGGGCCatgcaggagagacaggagggggagaagagacag CAGGCATCAGTGGTGAGCGAGCTGAGAAACTGGTGCCTGGCCAAGCTCCAGAACATTGAGGTGCGTGTCACTGGAGACCCCCGCAACGCCAAGCTGCGTCAGTCCTCGTCCATGGCTGAAGGCCTGTGTGCGATGGCCCCTGGGAGCCTCACTGTGTTGCCTGCAGGAGGGCCTGGGTGCAGCATCGAGTGTCTGGCCCCCCACACCACTGACCTCACAGAGGGAGACCCCAATGCGGCCGCCACAGAGGACCACTCAGCCAATCACAACTTTGGGGTTCAGGTGGACAGCTCTCCAG ACGGTGGTAAACATCACAAGCGAGAAAAGATCTCCTCCCCAACTGCCGCTAAGTCCCTGTCCCCATCTCCCCAAGTGGTGCGGCCCAAGGAACGCTCGCTGTGTTCTCCTGACCCCCGCAGGCCATACCAGGGACTGCAGGACATGGCACTGCTGGATTTGGCGCCGAGCAGAGGCGGCAACAACCAGCGGGCCAGCAGCCTGTCCCCAGCCACCGAGCGCCGCTGCAGCACCAGGCAGGACAAGGACTGCgacagggagagggatagagacagggagcgGGGCAGGGACAAGCACCACAAGAGGCACTCCCAGGGCAGAACTAAGGCCAAGGGGGCCTCGGTGGGGCAGGCCGAGGGGACTCAGACTCTGGGGGTGTTTGGGGAGAGAgccgtggagagaggtgggggggagggCTTTGCACAGGAGAGGGAGAACATGCACGCCCTGGAGGTGACACAGTACTTCTTTGAGGCGGTGTCGACCCAGATGGAGCACTGGTATGAGAGGAAGATCCAGGAGGCCAGGTGGCAGGCGGACCAGAGGGCCCAGGCAGACAGGGCTGCCCTGGTGGAGAGGATCACCTACCTGGAGGACGAGCTACGCACGCTCAGGACTAACAGGCACGACGACAGCTAA